In Lactuca sativa cultivar Salinas chromosome 5, Lsat_Salinas_v11, whole genome shotgun sequence, the DNA window ATATTTTGTCTATGTTCAGTCAGGATGATCGAAACTACTTTATTTCCATTTTTAGTTTCTGTAGCATTTTAGCTCACTTTTTTGCACACAACTTCATCACCATGATCGCACATATTTTAGCTCCCTTTTGATTTCTCTGCTATATATGTAGCTCCATTCTTGTAGATACCTTCAACTTGAGATTCATCCTTGAGCTTGTGTTTACCAGTTTTGATAATGAATTTATTAAGTGTCTACTTCGATTTAATGCGGTGTTAGGTGGTTAATATTGCAACTTCAAGTTCGATTTAATGGTATCCTTCCGTTCATCCCCTTTTCCGCCATTGAATTGCTTTTGTTTTTTTCACTTGATAATCAATGATCTATAGAAGCATCTGAACTGTTAGACTAATAAAACAAAGACGCCTAAAAATTTGTGTTTCTTCTTCAAATTAATGTCCTCTGTATTTTGGTAACTAGATTATCTAAACGTTTCCTTCTCTTGCAGTTGATAATCCTTCTGATTTTGTAAGATAAGTAAATTCGTGGTCGATCATGGCGGAAAAAGTTTTCACCCGTTCACACAGTTTCCGAGAGCGTCTGGATTCTACTCTTGCATCCCGTCGTAATGAAACCCTAAAGGTTCTTGCAAGGTATGTTGTGCTTTCTGGAGACTATCTTCTCAGCTACAATTTTTAGAATCGATTTAATGTTTGTTTTTTCTCATTTAATATCCAGCTACAATTTTTAGAATCGATTTAATGTTTGTTTTTATTCATTTAATATACTCAAGGATCGAAAGCCATGGAAAAGGAATATTGAAGCCTCATCAACTCATGGATGCGTTTAATGCAGTCTGCACAGAGGATTCCGAATTCTATGATAGTTCCTTTCGTGAAGTTCTCAAATCAACACAGGTATATGATcgaacaaacacacacacacacaaaaaaaaaaaaaacaatcatgaTCATGATCATGCATCCGACTGAATCTCTGGTTTTTTTATGTGTTGATAGGAAGCTATAGTGTTGCCTCCATGGGTTGCATTTTCTATTCGTTTGAGACCTGGTGTTTGGGAATATATAAAAGTTGATGTAAATGCACTGGTCATTGAAGAATTAAGCGTTCCTGAATATCTTCACTTGAAAGAAGAACTCGTTGATGGAtcgtaagtatcatcatctttttgTTATCAATAGATTCGAATTCACAATTGCGTATGTTTTACAATTTCCGATTGATTGCAGCTCCCATGACAACTTTGTACTGGAATTGGACTTCAAACCATTTACCGCTTCTTTCCCTCGCCCAACCCTAACCAAGTCCATTGGAAACGGGGTTGAGTTTCTGAACAGGCATCTCTCTGCCAAAATGTTTCATGACAAAAATACCATGAACCCTCTACTTGATTTCCTTCGTACCCACGCCCACAAGGGAAAGGTATTAATCACActcaaaaccctagaattctTCTTCATTTACTTGTTTTATTAGAGTTCTGGACCAACAGTTTTGAGTTTTTCTGATTTGCAGACGATGATGCTGAATGACAGAATCCAAAACCTGAAAGCTCTTCAATCTGTGTTAAGAAAATCATCTGAGTACCTATCTACGCTCGATGCCACCACTCCATACTCTGAATTCGAACATAAGTTTCAAGAGATTGGATTGGAGAGAGGTTGGGGTGATAAAGCAGAGGGTGTCGTGGAGATGATCCATATGCTACTTGATCTTCTGGAAGCTCCTGATGCAAGCACTCTCCAGAAATTTCTTGGAAGAATTCCTATGGTTTTCAATGTCGTTATTCTTTCTCCCCATGGCTACTTCGCTCAAGAAAACGTTTTAGGCTACCCGGACACTGGTGGTCAAATTGTTTACATTCTCGATCAAGTTCCTGCTTTAGAACGTGAGATGCTCAAGAGGATTAAAGAGCAAGGACTTGATATTGTTCCCCGTATTCTCATCGTAAGTCCCTTAATTTCTTCTTTATTCAAAATCTTCGATACTTATTAAAGTTGGTTGCGATAAGCCGATAACCGACGTTATTATAAACAGGTGACGAGGCTCCTCCCTGACGCCGTCGGAACCACCTGCGGGCAGCGACTTGAGAAGGTGTTCGGAGCAGAGCACTCTCATATTCTTCGAGTTCCGTTTAGAAACGAAAAAGGTATTCTTCGTAAATGGATCTCTCGCTTTGAGGTGTGGCCATACATCGAGAATTTCACTGAGGATGTTGCCAAAGAAGTCACCGCCGAGTTGCAGGCAAAACCCGATTTGATCATCGGAAACTACAGTGACGGGAACCTTGTCGCTTCTTTGCTCGCTCACAAATTGGGTGTAACTCAATGCACAATCGCTCATGCCCTTGAGAAAACCAAATACCCTGATTCTGATATCTACTGGAAGAACTTCGATGAGAAATACCATTTCTCCTCTCAGTTTACTGCTGATCTTATCGCCATGAATCACACCGACTTCATCATCACCAGTACCTTCCAAGAAATCGCCGGAAGGTAAAAAACATATTCTGGTCAGCGTTGTTGATTATCCTGTACGAATtacgaaaccctaattttgattttgtttcagtaAGGACACAGTTGGACAGTATGAGAGCCATACAGCTTTCACAATGCCTGGATTATACAGAGTCGTCCATGGAATCGATGTCTTCGACCCTAAATTCAACATCGTTTCACCCGGTGCTGATATGGGGATCTACTACTCTTACACTGAGAAAGAAAAGAGGCTCACATCACTCCACCCTGAAATCGACGATCTCCTCTTCAGTTCCGTCGAGAACGAAGAACACTTGTACGTTTTGCATTGCATATTATACATTCTCAATTCTTTTTTTCATTCGAATTCATAATTTAAATGAATTTGAATGGATGTTACAGATGTGTGTTGAAAGACAAAAACAAGCCGATTCTATTCACAATGGCTCGACTGGACAATGTGAAGAACTTGACCGGACTTGTGGAGTGGTACGCGAAAAACGATCGCCTTCGTGAGCTGGTGAATCTGGTGGTGGTCGGCGGTGACCGGAGGAAGGAATCGAAGGATCTGGAAgagcaagctcagatgaagaAGATGTACGATTTAATCGAGGAGTACAAGCTCAACGGGCAGTTTAGATGGATTTCTTCACAGATGAACCGGGTCCGAAACGGTGAGTTGTATCGTGTGATTGCTGATACGAGAGGCGCTTTTATTCAGCCGGCGTTTTATGAAGCCTTTGGGTTGACGGTGGTGGAGGCCATGGCGTGTGGGCTGCCGACGTTTGCAACGCTTCACGGTGGTCCGGCGGAAATCATTGTTCATGGAAAATCCGGGTTTCATATTGACCCGTATCATGGGGACCAGGTGACTGAGCTTCTTGTCAAGTTCTTTGAGAAGACCAAAGCTGATCCTTCTCATTGGGATGCCATTTCCAAGGGTTCGGAGCAGCGCATTCAGGAGAAGTAAGATAACAGATAAACTGATGTTTCTCCAATGTCCTAATTAGAAACATAAACATGTGCTaataaaccttttttttttcttcaaaataacAGATACACGTGGCAGATATACTCAGATAGGCTATTGACGCTTGCTGGAGTTTATGGATTCTGGAAACACGTGTCGAAGCTTGACAGGCTTGAGATTCGTCGCTATCTTGAAATGTTTTTTGCTCTCAAATATCgcaatttggtaagtttttattttttagtttttttttatatataaataaatatatttaatgtATGTTATGTAAGCAAGGGATGTgatatttgttatttttttcagGCTGAATCTGTGCCGTTGGCTGTTGATGAGTAAGTGAAGGAGGAATCATCCGGTGGTGAAGCGGTTTGAGGAGTTGTGCTCcacacatattttatatataaatatttccGAAAAATAAATAAAGTGAAGAGAGTATTTTGAAAGGCTTTTTGTTTTTTTGCTTTGgccattgtgtgtgtgtgtttaatttGCCTCATTCCTATTTCTCTGCCAACCATTTGTGTAATTCACTCCTGCCTTACATTGGCcttaaatttgaacttttaatgatttttttttgttcacTTTTATATTATGTGTATACTAGATTATATCCAAtgggtgtgtgtttgtgtgtgacaGTTGGAAGGGACCAGTTGGAGATTCTTTAGAATTGCTTTGAAACAAGAAGCAATTTAACGTATCGTTTACAATATTAAAGAGCATGACCACCATATTTATGCCTTTCTTTTCCGTCTTGCCTTAGGCTGTTTggtaggatctgaatttttaagaggtctgaatttctaaAAGGGTCTGAAATTTTAAGAGCTGAATGTTTAACATGTTATTTGGTTGGGATCTCTGAATTGTTGTGCTGAAttagtaaaatgaccattttatctttctgtttttttttattgaattgaagtgtttatttataaaataacctaatcaattttttaaataagtaaaaaatatataaacaccatataaaatccaaatttagcataaatcaaaattaaacacaaatccaaaGAATATCCCCTTCTCCTAAACACTAAAAGTTTCTACATTTCTTTTTTTAAGATCATATGAGAAATAACCATCTTCTTTGAATTGGGATGCAACCATCCAAAGACTCGTAGTTCTTTGGAGCCATAGATCCGTCATATGCTACATTCTgttcataaacaccataaatgcaCAAATTATTGAGGTAACTAGTCAAGGTCATATCAGTAATTCCACCGACTTAGAACTCAGTTCAAACAATTGGACACAAAACATTAAACACAATTAGGCAAACTAGAAATGAAATTAACACATTAATTGGGAATGACAACCAAAGAACAAGTTAAGAGAGCAAACCATTGCAACATGTTCAAGAGTGATAGCCTCTGCGATGATGTCCTGCCTCAGCTTGATCTCACCATGCTTTTCTATTGCCCTTTCAATAACATAAATATGATTTCATCACATCATATCAATCATTTACAAATATCATATCCAATGAACACATAATAATCAAACATAAAATACAGAAAACATATTTGAACatataaaagttgaaaaaatcagaaaaaaaaaatctaatttgAACATAAAAAGAGATAACCTATCGACTGGAACTCGAGTTTGAAGAGAAATCGATTTTCAGATGAAGAAGAGAAAGTTGATTTTGTTTATTTCAAATCAAACcattcataaaaacagaaaaagtaTCGAGTTTGGGGGAAAAAAGGAACAAACGAACCTGGTTTGTCGGAGATGGAGGCGGAAGCGTCGTTCTAGACGGAAGCGGCGACGGTGTTGGGGTACACCGGTGGCGTTGCAGGCGACGGCGGCGGCTAGTAGCGTCGTCGGCGAATCTGGTGGTGAATGGAAGAAGAACGCATAAAGGGAGGAGAAGAGGAGGCGTTGTTTTGGTGAAGGGTCGATCGTTTAGGGCATCATAGGAACGCGTGTGTTTTTTTAAAATTCAGATGCTGTTTAATATCTGAAAGAGGTATTTATAATTTTAAGAGGTAAAAAATAAGATGCAAACAAACAATCTGAATCTAAAATTTTAAGAAATTGCCTCTTAATTTTgcaattaagaggtaaacaaacggGGTCTACATGTATTATGCTAATGTGCATAGGCTTTATTGCTTTTTGTATAGATATTTTTGTCTTAAAttccaatatttttttttcttgtctTTGTGAGAATAATCTTTCTCATCGAGTCACCAAATATATATATGGCTAATACTAAGTGGGCTAAGGCCAATACAAACACAATACAACAAATATATGGGCCTAACAACAAATACAATATACATATCACAAATATATTGGCTAATATACACCCACACCTTGAGTGGCAGGTTGATGAGCAGTCAAGGTGGGTCCAAACTTTGTGAATATATTCTTGGTGAAGATGACAATGTACTGTTAGACTGGTGACGACGAACAACGGAACCACAAGGACCATCACGAACCGGAGTTGGTGTACCGGTGACGACCACGAAcgaagagagagggagaagaagaaggCTGGCTTAAGAGAGGCACCGATCGTGGTCCCCCATTCTCCCCACCACGAACCGTCATGACCATGACCCACGACGAAGCACCGGATGTGCACGATCATGGTTTGTGGCCAGCTAGACCACGAAGGCCTTCGTCTTGGGTATTTTGGACGGCCTTAGCGAGAAGTGGCATGAATGATACGAACTTGACGGGTGGCAAACTTGTCCGAGACTAAGTTAGTGTTGAGCATAATGTTTTTTGTACGATGGTTCCAATTTAGATCATTAAGAGCTTGAACATGAGACTTTGGAGTTGGTGAAAGAGTGGTGATGTTCAGATTGAGTTTATGAACGTGTTTTGTAATGTCAAGATGAGATTGAGTCGTCATCAGGTGGGGGATGCCATGGATTTGGGAAGTGAGTCAGAAGGGTCGGTAGTGGTGGGGGGAACCAGCAAGTTGATTGACGACGGTTGGACGGCTGGAAGGAAGGTCAACAACGATGTCGATGGTACTACTagcttgtaacgaccataaaatttcaatcaatttaaacttttcaaaaacaacctcaTTTCATtaagttgttacaaaaaggttttcaatacaattatcatcagagtcttcccagaatcacatcataaaacaaaatcatgaggagcggtacgatcacgcctttgtcttgccatggtctcctgaagaacctgaaaaacattaaaccacaactgtaagcccgaaagcttagtgagatacccccacaataccaaccacatataccatacacgcacaacatgctatacacttcgggtctactgtgtgactggtccgccgcaccggcctttaGCCCACCCGGTCCACCCTCccagtctagccatatacatcgagtctacagtgtgattggtctgcccgcaccgggacttcaatccacctggtccactctctgagtctacagtatgactggtccgcccgaaCTGGGCcatcagtcggcctggtccactctccgagcctcggcacatatggtccgccctcttggggcctacagcctatccggaccgctcgctgggccttcgagacaaccagtccgccctgggtatgttggcctacagcacaaagcaggacccacctcaacccaaccccagtccaataaccatgtgcacataaacattcaatcaattcacattcaatcaagccgatctagcagatcacataacataacatcatcctaaccaggataccgacctaaccggtcactagcataataccatcctaactaccaggatgcaaacatagcaaaacaataacacaacaacgatacccggatcacaatccgataaaggttcggccttggtgccttagaccctgttgatatagtgaggataactcacctcgcaactaccGAAACTctgactgaagaagcagattcccgaatcgccgcctcaccgaaaatcccgaactattcGAAGTAGCAAAATAAACATTAGACCAAacacaatatccttccaagggtaaactGATCAATTTACCCTAAACTCAATCCGGTCCATGACTATGGCCCACATtcaaaatatgaaaggcccatcactagataagctctcaagcccactaatggcccaaagaccaaaagtccgaagcaaagcccaatattggcccaatttactaaattgggcccacctcaccaaatgggcctagatccaaggtccataataattagtgAGTCCACAATATtccatccataatgtccagtcacggcccaatATCTAATAGTCCAATTACAGCCCAATctcttaaggcccaaaatgaaaacccaacagagggagtacgctgggcgtacaatgATGCTCGCGGATTGGAATCAGGACATAgacccactacgctgggcgtaactccgctGAACTACAACTTCTCATACGATCTTAATGGCTTCAGCTCTtaagtccaaacttcagatccatagaccaaatatgcctaggattcataaagtctcaaactttattacttgggacgtccataaagctcttaatccattaagcctacCTATAACACATGTGAGACAAgcaaagcccttgggacctcatttttcttactcaagacctcttttaaggtctaaaaggacagctaatctcaaccaactcgaatcatgcatcaagatgaggtttttgggacaagaatgatgtcaaaacttcacaacacatagatctacacaatatgattgtcaagctagagactttttacctcaaaagagccTCAGAAGATGATGTCTTTCCAGATCTgcaagctccagccactcaactccttctttgacaacttcctcatTCTTCTTCTAGACTCACTTTTgccaaaacaagctttccaaggtcaaacacacccaacaatggagatgggatggctatctagggtttctgaggataagagagtgcttatggaagctagggtaagaaccattatgttccttatatagtggctgaccctaaatttagcgtttctggatgatagacgtacgctgggcgtacatccagtacgttgggcgtacgtcgagAGAGCTCCGCGTTTCTTTCCttcactacgctgggcgtacccagccataCACAAGcacacatgcatgggacccctTTGCTAAATTTTCCCTCTTTAGGGACCATTGCTGCCTACATCTTTAATTTACAACCTCTCCTCCATCATAAGCCGTTCTTGCCAAAATCTATATCCACATCaaggaccgaaacgcccttactcttgctcTCGGGAACCCAAAATTAGATTTTTCAAGAATGGGGCGTTACATAGCTACGAAAAATGATGGTTGTGAGTGGTTTTCAGTGGTCGGCTGATCAGGGCCGCGTGGAGGGTTATGAAGCAGAAGGTAATGTTGTTGATAGGGTAGTCGTTCAACGAGATAAAAGAAGTTTAGTGGCAGTTTTATTGGGTGTGATTTCGGATTCCAAAAAAATTAGGAAGGTGATCGTAATGGTGTCATAGATGAAAATGGAAGCAATGTTTCATTAATAATGACATTACATGATATAATTATGTGTATATTAAGATCAAGGCAGAGGAACCCTCGACGATTTTCGGGATACCAGTGGAAAATGCATGGTCTAGATCGGGGTGCTAACTTATGTGAAGATGTCGGTAACCAAAGTTCTAAAAAGCTCGTCATGGCGAAGCCATGAAGCGCCATAAATGCCGCCTTAAGTCATATATGTATGTAAAAATGTGTAACAccatgaatttcaaaataatttttcgcataatataaaaaaaaacattttcatttaattttcataagaCATCAatgtttaaaactccaatccataacatacaaaaatcccaagatcacatatcataaaaatcccatgcgtgtgtacagatcaagccggcgccttcccacggtcatcactagtacctgaaacaaacaacactaacactgtaagcacaaagtttagtgagttccccaatataccacacataacacatattagccactcgaggctataactctgtgggtccgtagaccctactctgtgaacccactggttctaactctgggaaccttccggttccaactctataaacatgcacagcataaatcacatagaaataatgcagtacaacacataacatacatatagcatacaaatactctgtcacataactctgattacctactcaaggtaaagtatagtgagaagactcacctcgcgtatctcgataactcgcaaatcccggaaatcactcgcgatcgatcctccgagctataatcctcctataacacaatatatctctaattaacactttctcaactatggttgactacccctatcaagtcaacactggtcaattctggtcaacggtcaacggtcaactttgaccggactcggcgagtgcactagagcgactcggcgagtctatacgtgttcactgactccctaggatcctcttttgacacgtcgagtacttccctgactcgacgagttccacctggcatgaatcgcggggccaccacgactcaactcgccgagtctcaagaacaactcggcgagttccagctcgactcagtccatctgtcaaccctctccaactctccttgactcactaagtcaaccccttaactcggcaagaccactcgctgagtggttaaggacaatcttcatgctactcgccgagtctgttcttcggactcggcgagtccatgccatgcatcaactcaatctcgctcctgaggtcagatccgttccattaactcatagatccagtccttccaagcacattcatcacgtaaagtcacaatcttggctaccatgcaacgcctataaggtttcttttggtgaaatgacatctaaaatggcaacctaagccccaaactcaaaaggaaaggcataaagcagagcatttgcgactctctggacctactaaggtccacatctaggtaccatttccccatgggacctctcacactccaattacaaggcaaacaaggcatgaagaaaccctagatttgaccctatccataaaaacacgagaataagctctgaatattacctcaaatagcttcctctgccgaaatggaagtagatccaagctccccaactctcctagcttggccttcctcttcctttcttgcaaacacacacaaagatggtgaataatggcctcttatctcactcacaaggactctcagatgctctggtgctctcaaggtcgaaggtagccgcaatgaaggggtataaggtcctttaaatagggctcaaggccgggaaattagggtttcattaaacagcgtggactcgccgagtccggatgcgaacccgcgtccaaatccgcgatcatactcggcgattctaggctccaactcgccgagtctcttcacaaattaccaaaaataaataaatgaataatacctgggaatccgggctgttacaaaatgaataatattagaatatatatatatatatatatatatatatatatatatatacatacatacatacaaaattgtcgccttaagtcacgccttacaaacgACATGACTCGCCACTGCTTGAAAAAACTTGAGGCTAAACATTGCCGCTAAATCATACCTTATATTATTTAGAACCTTGTCGGTAACAAATGCATCCAAAGGGGCGAAGTTTAGTGTAATCAAGACGAGTGAAGGGTATGTCATTGTTGATATATTTGGATGATAGAATGTTAAGTAAATGAGATGTCATGGAAAGTTCATCAACCCAATATGCTTGGTATGTAGGATCAGAATAGAAGGATGTGTTTGACATTGATTATCGTTTGTATCATCCATTTGGATTTTCCATTTTGTTTGGAAGTTTTAGGTATGAAAAACGAACTTGAATTCCATTTGTATAAAAAATGTGTAGAAAGGCAAAGTTGTCAAATTCGCCACCATGATCACATCGGAATAAGTGATGGTATTTCTGTCGTAAAAAATCAGAAATGATAAACAATTGGAAATCAAAAAATTACGTTTTAATTTTCGACACTTCGAAAAAAATCTAAAAGTCGGAAACTTTTAAAACTCAAATCTGGATCAAAAGTCAATAGATTGTTGCTTCTAACACTTATAAATTTAAGAAATTGGGAATTAAAAAGAATGAAAAAAATAGATTTACTTTTAAATAATATCATAATTGTATCATgtgtataatatatttttatttttgatactTAAGacaataaacttctaaaattcaaagCTAGGTTGAAAGTCAACACATGTGTGCTTGAATGCTTCAAAGTTCAAGAAAATATGAACCAAAAAGAATGAAAAGAACGAATTACTTCTAaacaacataaaaaatatatcacaTAGATAAAAAATGTATAATATCTTCTGATTTTCGTCCCTATACCCCATCCAAACATTTGATTTTCGAAACTCAATCCTAATTACAATTTACTTTAGATTTTCAAATCTCCACTCCATGTTTGTGATTTATTGATTTTTAAGATTCATGAAGAAAGAAGTATGAAAAGAAACCGTCCGATTTAGTTATTACCTTATAATATTAGAGGATTATGGATATTCTTTTGAATGATTTCTTCTGGATTTAAGAAAATAAGAACTAAGAAAATGTTGCTGCTAGCCATCTTTTGTTCTCTATGAACAAATTGTGAACCAAAGCTctgattttttttcataaataatttccaatttcccGCTTCCGCTTGCATTGTTTCCTTTTCTAGAATGATGCATCATACTACTTAGGACAAAAAATGAACAAAATCTAATATAAAATCTAAATAATCTCTTGGTTTAGATTTCAGTGGGCTCTGTTCATACACACATTTTGAACACCCCTAGCTGACCTCGAATGGAACAAatatatttaaacaaataattaatTCCATTGTCATAATAAA includes these proteins:
- the LOC111899116 gene encoding sucrose synthase; translation: MAEKVFTRSHSFRERLDSTLASRRNETLKVLARIESHGKGILKPHQLMDAFNAVCTEDSEFYDSSFREVLKSTQEAIVLPPWVAFSIRLRPGVWEYIKVDVNALVIEELSVPEYLHLKEELVDGSSHDNFVLELDFKPFTASFPRPTLTKSIGNGVEFLNRHLSAKMFHDKNTMNPLLDFLRTHAHKGKTMMLNDRIQNLKALQSVLRKSSEYLSTLDATTPYSEFEHKFQEIGLERGWGDKAEGVVEMIHMLLDLLEAPDASTLQKFLGRIPMVFNVVILSPHGYFAQENVLGYPDTGGQIVYILDQVPALEREMLKRIKEQGLDIVPRILIVTRLLPDAVGTTCGQRLEKVFGAEHSHILRVPFRNEKGILRKWISRFEVWPYIENFTEDVAKEVTAELQAKPDLIIGNYSDGNLVASLLAHKLGVTQCTIAHALEKTKYPDSDIYWKNFDEKYHFSSQFTADLIAMNHTDFIITSTFQEIAGSKDTVGQYESHTAFTMPGLYRVVHGIDVFDPKFNIVSPGADMGIYYSYTEKEKRLTSLHPEIDDLLFSSVENEEHLCVLKDKNKPILFTMARLDNVKNLTGLVEWYAKNDRLRELVNLVVVGGDRRKESKDLEEQAQMKKMYDLIEEYKLNGQFRWISSQMNRVRNGELYRVIADTRGAFIQPAFYEAFGLTVVEAMACGLPTFATLHGGPAEIIVHGKSGFHIDPYHGDQVTELLVKFFEKTKADPSHWDAISKGSEQRIQEKYTWQIYSDRLLTLAGVYGFWKHVSKLDRLEIRRYLEMFFALKYRNLAESVPLAVDE